The DNA sequence CGTTTGAGGTTGATGTAGTTCCAGAATAGTCGTTAAAGTGGCTTTCATATCATGCCTTGATACGACTTTATCCAGTTGACCATGATCTAATAAAAACTCTGCTGTTTGAAAGTCATCAGGCAGCTTTTGTCGTATTGTTTGTTCAATAATTCTACGACCTGCAAAGCCAATTAACGCACCTGGTTCGGCTAAATTGATATCACCTATGGATGCGAAGCTAGCTGATACCCCACCTGTAGTTGGGTGTGTCATCACACTAATAAATAGTTGTCCCTCTTCGTGAAGTTGGTTCAATGCAGCTGATGTTTTAGCCATTTGCATTAAACTAAATACACCTTCTTGCATCCTTGCCCCACCTGATGCACAAAATAAAATAAATGGCTTGTCCTGTTCAATTGCTTGCTCAATTGCTCTCGTAATCTTTTCTCCTACAACTGATCCCATACTTGCCATTCTAAATCTAGAATCCATTACACCAATGATAGTGGGAAAACCATTGATCGTCCCTTCCCCTGTAACTATTGCTTCGTTCATTTTCGTTTTCTTACGATCTAACTCAGACTTTTCTTTGTATGACGGAAAGTTTAATGGATCTGTAGCGATCATATCCTTATCGTATTCTCTAAAACTTCCTTCATCTAAAGTCATTTCTAGTCTTTCTATTGCTGTGATTTTATGATGAAATCCACAGCCGTTACATACCATTTTAATTTTACGT is a window from the Evansella cellulosilytica DSM 2522 genome containing:
- the accD gene encoding acetyl-CoA carboxylase, carboxyltransferase subunit beta; amino-acid sequence: MTKIRSLFSKKKKYATIPSEQAKQEVPEGLMTKCPSCKTIMYTKELRKIKMVCNGCGFHHKITAIERLEMTLDEGSFREYDKDMIATDPLNFPSYKEKSELDRKKTKMNEAIVTGEGTINGFPTIIGVMDSRFRMASMGSVVGEKITRAIEQAIEQDKPFILFCASGGARMQEGVFSLMQMAKTSAALNQLHEEGQLFISVMTHPTTGGVSASFASIGDINLAEPGALIGFAGRRIIEQTIRQKLPDDFQTAEFLLDHGQLDKVVSRHDMKATLTTILELHQPQTK